A portion of the Punica granatum isolate Tunisia-2019 chromosome 7, ASM765513v2, whole genome shotgun sequence genome contains these proteins:
- the LOC116212719 gene encoding probable calcium-binding protein CML45 yields MEQVSSSFLQIPGTLFEILLGRSSQTWGSSLHKSISRLWSSLQYQAELGHSLSGTSLAGDNIPGSILSTRQEPVLDGPKVDCGSCLLREDAEMVMGRLGLSCSGGWEGQESLLSTGEISRLFEEKEPSLEEVREAFGVFDVNQDGFIDAEELHRVLRGLGFGEGKEVEDCERMIRAFDENGDGRIDFREFVKMMENCFC; encoded by the coding sequence ATGGAGCAAGTGTCATCGAGCTTCCTCCAGATCCCCGGAACCTTATTCGAAATCCTACTGGGCCGGAGCAGCCAAACATGGGGGAGCAGCCTGCACAAGTCCATCTCGAGGCTCTGGTCTTCCCTCCAGTATCAAGCCGAGCTTGGCCATTCGTTGTCGGGTACCTCGTTGGCAGGGGATAATATCCCGGGTTCGATTCTCTCAACCCGGCAAGAGCCGGTCCTCGATGGCCCGAAAGTTGACTGTGGGAGCTGCCTACTCAGAGAGGATGCCGAGATGGTGATGGGGAGGCTGGGGCTTTCTTGCAGCGGAGGCTGGGAGGGTCAGGAGAGCCTCCTCAGCACGGGGGAGATCTCAAGGCTGTTCGAGGAGAAGGAGCCGAGCTTGGAGGAGGTGAGGGAGGCCTTCGGGGTGTTCGACGTGAACCAGGACGGGTTCATCGACGCGGAGGAGCTGCATAGAGTTCTGAGGGGGTTGGGGTTTGGGGAAGGGAAGGAGGTTGAGGATTGTGAGAGGATGATCAGAGCTTTCGACGAGAATGGAGATGGGAGGATTGACTTCAGGGAATTTGTAAAGATGATGGAGAATTGTTTCTGCTGA